A stretch of the Anaeromyxobacter sp. genome encodes the following:
- the larB gene encoding nickel pincer cofactor biosynthesis protein LarB: MDEKALRSLLSRLRRGDTTLDAAVAALKGAPFERLGDLATVDTHRALRTGLPEVVLAERKTAAQVAAIARRIAAHGPLLVTRLSREKAGPARRAVKGSIYDPVSRTLRRGRMEVPARGPVAICSAGTSDLPVCEEAAVTLEVMGVEVLRVYDVGVAGLHRLLARRGELDRARAVIAVAGMEGALPSVVGGLVGRPVIGVPTSVGYGANLGGLAPLLTMLNSCAPNVTVVNVDNGFGAAFVAGLIARG, from the coding sequence ATGGACGAGAAGGCCCTGCGCTCGCTGCTCTCCAGGCTCCGGCGGGGTGACACCACCCTGGACGCGGCCGTGGCCGCGCTCAAGGGCGCCCCCTTCGAGCGGCTGGGCGACCTGGCCACCGTGGACACCCACCGGGCCCTGCGCACCGGCCTGCCCGAGGTGGTGCTGGCCGAGCGCAAGACCGCCGCCCAGGTGGCCGCCATCGCCAGGCGCATCGCCGCCCACGGGCCGCTCCTGGTCACCCGGCTCTCCAGGGAGAAGGCCGGCCCGGCCCGCCGGGCGGTCAAGGGCTCCATCTACGACCCGGTCTCGCGCACCCTCCGGCGCGGCCGCATGGAGGTGCCGGCCAGGGGGCCGGTGGCCATCTGCTCGGCCGGCACCAGCGACCTGCCGGTGTGCGAGGAGGCGGCCGTCACCCTGGAGGTCATGGGGGTGGAGGTGCTCAGGGTCTACGACGTGGGGGTGGCCGGGCTGCACCGCCTCCTGGCGCGCCGCGGCGAGCTCGACCGGGCCCGGGCGGTCATCGCGGTGGCCGGCATGGAGGGGGCGCTGCCCAGCGTGGTGGGCGGGCTGGTGGGGCGGCCGGTCATCGGCGTCCCCACCTCGGTGGGCTACGGCGCCAACCTGGGCGGCCTGGCGCCGCTCCTCACCATGCTCAACTCCTGCGCGCCCAACGTCACCGTGGTCAACGTGGACAACGGCTTCGGCGCGGCCTTCGTGGCCGGGCTCATCGCCCGGGGCTGA
- a CDS encoding DUF559 domain-containing protein yields the protein MPVRRKTPLEFRRGLRRAQTDAEASVWSMLRARRLGAKFRRQHTLGPYTLDFFCREAHLAVELDGGQHFEEAHQARDAARDAWLGSEGIEVLRFTDVEALLEPAVVAEAIWSAVARRGGKDPEIGGSPGG from the coding sequence ATGCCGGTCCGCCGGAAGACACCCCTGGAGTTCAGGCGCGGACTGCGGCGGGCGCAGACCGACGCCGAGGCCTCGGTCTGGTCGATGCTGCGGGCGCGGCGGCTGGGCGCCAAGTTCCGGCGCCAGCACACCCTGGGGCCGTACACGCTCGACTTCTTCTGTCGGGAGGCCCACCTGGCGGTCGAGCTCGATGGTGGCCAGCACTTCGAGGAGGCGCACCAGGCCCGCGACGCGGCGCGCGACGCATGGCTGGGCTCGGAGGGGATCGAGGTGCTGCGGTTCACCGACGTGGAGGCCCTCCTCGAGCCGGCGGTGGTGGCCGAGGCGATCTGGAGCGCCGTGGCGCGACGAGGCGGGAAGGACCCGGAGATCGGTGGCTCACCTGGCGGGTGA